The Flavobacterium sp. 1 genome contains the following window.
ACAAGCTGAATCTCCTGCTCCAACGATAACCACTTCTTGATTTCTATAGAAAAAACCGTCGCATACCGCACAAGCCGAAACGCCTCCACCCATTTTTAAATAATGCTGTTCAGAATCTAATCCTAAATATTTAGCTGATGCGCCAGTAGAAATAATCACAGTTTCGCAATGCAATTCTATTTTATCGTTAATCCAAACTTTGTGGATATCTCCAGAGAAATCAACTTTGGTAGCCCAGCCATCACGGATATCTGCACCAAAACGTTGTGCTTGTTCCTGCAATTGCACCATCATTTCCGGACCAGTAACTCCATCTACATAACCTGGAAAATTTTCAACTTCATTCGTGGTAGTCAATTGACCCCCTGGCTGCATACCTTGGTATAATACTGGATTCATATTAGCTCTAGCAGCATAAATAGCGGCAGTATAACCTGCAGGACCTGAACCTATAATAAGACATTTTATTTTTTCGATTGTATCAGACATATTTTTATTTTTTGAGGTACAAATGTAATCTTTATTCTAAAAAATACATACCCAAACAAATCCAAAAAACTGATGCAGAAATAAATTTTATTTATTTTATAATTTTATTTTGAAAAGCAGAAATAAACCTTATATTTGCACTCGATTTACGGGGTGTAGCGTAGCTCGGTTATCGCGCCTGCTTTGGGAGCAGGAGGCCGCAGGTTCGAATCCTGCCACCCCGACAATAACGCCTCTTAAAGGTAGTCAAAACCCCTTAAATCCTATGATTTATGGGGTTTTTCTTTTTATTCAACTCCAAAATATTCAAGTTATATCAAAGAAAATGGGACCTATTCGGCTACCCCTTTTCTTTTTTTACCTTTAGGTCCCAAAAATATATTTAATATTTTAATAATCAGTCAATTGTATTCAAATTTTAACATTTGATGCTTCTCGAAGTACGCGTTTTTTTTAACCAAAAATTCGGCAGTATTGGGACCCATTTAATGTGCAAATGATCTGAACATTAAATTTTTGAAATATGAAATCAACAAACACTACATTCGGGGTACTCTTTTACTTAAAGACACAAAAAACTTCTACGCAAGGCAAGGCCCCTATCTGTGCCAGGGTAACAGTAAATGGCAAACGCACCGAGATTTCGGTAAAGCGTTCGATTAACGCAAATGAATGGGATGAAAAAAAAGGCATGACAAAAGGAAGTCGTAAAGAGACAGTTGAACTTAACATGTTCCTTAACCAGTTCAAGGCAAAGATCATAAATACGTATCAGCAGATGGTCCTAAGTGACGCTGCGATAGATGGCCCAGCAATCCGCGATAAGGTATTGGGCGCAGACCACTTGGTACCAACGTTAATATCCCTGATCGAATATCATAATGAGCAACAGGCCTCTAAATTAGCTAAAGGCACTATGAAAAACTACTATACAACGCAGCGGTATATCGAAAAATTCCTCAGGGAGAAA
Protein-coding sequences here:
- the trxB gene encoding thioredoxin-disulfide reductase; this encodes MSDTIEKIKCLIIGSGPAGYTAAIYAARANMNPVLYQGMQPGGQLTTTNEVENFPGYVDGVTGPEMMVQLQEQAQRFGADIRDGWATKVDFSGDIHKVWINDKIELHCETVIISTGASAKYLGLDSEQHYLKMGGGVSACAVCDGFFYRNQEVVIVGAGDSACEEAHYLSKLCSKVTMLVRSDKFRASKIMEARVRKTENISILLNHDTVEILGDGQVVTGVKAKNKTTGDIFDIPATGFFAAIGHKPNTDIFTDYLTLDETGYIINTPGTSKTNVEGVFVAGDAADHVYRQAITAAGTGCMAALDAERYLAAKH